A segment of the Fusarium musae strain F31 chromosome 2, whole genome shotgun sequence genome:
CATTTCCTACTACTGCTTCTCTTTCAATAAAGCCAAGATGGATTCTCTTATTTCGAAGTACAGCCGACCAGCATATGAGCAGAATGAGCCTTTTGAGGACCAGGATGAGCTGCTGAATTCCATGGGCGACCTCTCGCTCAAGTTTGCCATGCCCCCCGTTGCTCAAGTTAGTATCCTAGGCGTGACTTGGCTACTATGAATATTATACTGATTGCATCATTTTAGCCCTCATCATGGCTTCGCGCTGCCACTGATGACCGATCAAACCCCAACTGCCCCATTAAGATCGCCCACGGAACCACCACGCTCGCTTTCCGTTTCCAGGGCGGCATCATCGTTGCGACCGATTCCCGAGCCACCGCTGGCAACTGGATCGCCTCGCAAACCGTAAAGAAGGTCATTGAGATCAACAGCGTCCTGCTAGGAACCATGGCCGGTGGTGCTGCAGACTGTCAGTACTGGCTTGCCTGGCTCGGCATGCAGTGTCGCCTCCATGAGCTACGACACAAGCGTCGCATCAGCGTTGCCGCCGCCAGCAAGATTCTTGCCAACCTCGTCTACAGCTACAAGGGAATGGGCCTCAGCATGGGCACCATGTGCGCCGGTGTCACCAAGGAGGAAGGCCCTGCTCTCTACTATGTCGACAGCGATGGTACTCGTTTGGCGGGCAACCTCTTCTGCGTTGGCTCGGGTCAAACATTCGCCTATGGTGTTCTCGATGCCGAGTACAAGTACGACCTGTCGGATGAGGAGGCCCTGGAGCTTGGAAAGCGAAGTATTCTGGCCGCCACCCACCGAGATGCTTACTCTGGTGGTTACATCAACCTGTACCATGTTAAGGAAGAGGGCTGGGTGAAGCACGGCTTCAACGACACCAACCCCATTTTCTGGAAgaccaagcttgagaagggcgagtTTACCAACGTGACAAGCGCGCTTGATTAGAGGATTCTGGGTTTAGAAATAAAGATGCTGCCAGCCTAGGGATAGAGACGTGCAGACAGATGTAGCTTGGGGGCAGAGGTGGCTCTTGCGCGTCTATAGGGCCTGAGATCCAGAACGACCATGTAATATATCAAATGACGGCTTTGCCCTGCTAAAgaaaagatatcctaaaccCCAATGCCTCGTATCGATGGCTACACAAAGTCAAATAAATtacaatgcaatgcaatacaatacaatacaatgAATGCTATGTTATACAGCGTGTCAAGCCAACACCGCTCATGCTGGTAGTATACAGGGTGCAAATAGTCTCATCATTTCCTCATGGATTCTCAGGAGTTGAGCCCCTGATGTCTCTTGTCACCCACCCATCAACCCCCAATATCCCGTCCCCAACTTCAGGATCCATGAACCATTTTCCAATGCCCGTCACGGTCAACTCAGACTCATAGCCTGCTTGATACATCTCCATACCCGTCCAAGCGATCATGGCTGCGTTGTCTGTACAGAGCTGTATAGGCGGGGCAACAATTTGTATGTCACCAAAGCCCCTTACAGCCAACATAGACCGCAGGACATGCATGAGGAATTTATTGCTCGCAACTCCGCCCGCTACAACTAATGTTTTTGCAGCTCTGAGCTCTGGCTTATCGTCGAGGGCGATACATAACCTGCCTGCGAGGTGTGTAAAAGCTGCCATCATAGTATGCTGTGCCAGCGCCCGGCGTTCAGGCAAGGACATGGATGGGCGGGAGGAGGTTGCGAGATCGTGAACGTGTGTGTAGATGCTGCTGAACGAGAAGGCAAGTTTTCTAGTCTGTCGAAATGGCGTGGGGATGTTCCACTCATATCCTGTGGATGGAGGAGACATCTCTGCGGAGCGAGAAGCTGGTGGTGTGAAAACAGCCTCATAGGCAGAAGTTGAGCTATTTTCTGGTGGGAAGGCAAAAGCTTCAAGGAGACGACCGTACATGACATGCTCGCTTGCTTCGAAA
Coding sequences within it:
- the PRE2 gene encoding Proteasome subunit beta type-5 (MEROPS:MER0001516), with amino-acid sequence MDSLISKYSRPAYEQNEPFEDQDELLNSMGDLSLKFAMPPVAQPSSWLRAATDDRSNPNCPIKIAHGTTTLAFRFQGGIIVATDSRATAGNWIASQTVKKVIEINSVLLGTMAGGAADCQYWLAWLGMQCRLHELRHKRRISVAAASKILANLVYSYKGMGLSMGTMCAGVTKEEGPALYYVDSDGTRLAGNLFCVGSGQTFAYGVLDAEYKYDLSDEEALELGKRSILAATHRDAYSGGYINLYHVKEEGWVKHGFNDTNPIFWKTKLEKGEFTNVTSALD